The following is a genomic window from Sphingobacterium spiritivorum.
ATAGCGTTGTATTTGCCCTAAGGCAATATTTATTGCATTATTCTGTGGGAAGCCCAATTTGATAAGGTCCTTCCCGGAAAGTTTCTTTCCCATGTTATTTTTTATTCAAATCAATACGATACCTGTGGATACAATGATCCACAGGCGTTACTGTCGGCCGATCGGAGTCGACCTGATTCATATCCATTCGGGAAAATCTGTGAAGGGTCCGGAATAAACAAAAAAGCCCGAATGATCTTCGGGCCTTTTCTTATATTTCGTTAAGTAATCTTAAGAGGAGAAAGAAGCACGAAGAAGAGCCTCAGCAATTCCAATTGCTGATGAAGCTAAAGCTGTAGAATGTAGTACAAACATTTTTTCTTCGTTTTAAAAGGGTTAAACCATTAATATCGCTGCAAAGATTTAAATTATTTCTTAAATACCAAAATATTCTTCTTAAAAAATCACATTTCTCTCCTCATACTATACATTAATGACTTTATAATCCGGCATTATCTTGCTAATTTTTACAGGCTATTCCCTCTTGTGCAGCGATTCACTATCTTTGCAGCATGCGTTTTGATATTATTACGGTATTACCTGATTTACTGACAAGTCCTTTTGCACATTCTATTCTGCAGAGGGCACAAAAGAAGGGCCTGGCCGAGATCGTTGTTCACAATCTGAGAGACTATGCAACCAACAAACAAAAGTCTGTGGATGATTATCCATATGGTGGAGGTTCGGGCATGGTCATGCAGATCGAGCCCTTTGCAAAATGTATTGAACATCTGCAGGCTGAGCGTGATTATGATGAGATTATCTTTATGAGTCCGGATGGTGAAACGCTGAATCAGGAGATTGCCAATACCCTTTCGACAAGAGGGAATATGATGATCCTGTGCGGACATTACAAAGGTATTGATCAGCGCATACGTGATATCTATGTTACGAAAGAAATATCCATTGGTGATTATGTGCTGTCAGGAGGAGAACTTCCGGCAGCTATTCTGACCGATGCCATTATTCGTCTAATCCCGGGAGTCTTGTCCGACGAGACATCAGCACTATCTGATTCTTTTCAGGATGGTCTTTTGGATGCTCCTATCTATACGCGTCCTGCAGACTGGAGGGGTCACAAGGTACCGGACATATTATTGAGCGGTAATGAGGCTAAGATTTTAGCATGGAGAGACGAACAGCAGTTACAAAGAACTAAAGAAAGACGTCCGGATTTATTAAATGACTAACGAAAAAGGCTTTTTTTTATTTTTTTGTCACATAAAATTTGCATTATGAATTTTTTTTATAAATTTGTGATATTATGTTGACAATTCAATTAAACAATACGTGGTGGTGGCCTGGAGCAAATTGCATCGGGTGCTAATGTATTGTCATAATATTTCATAATCAACCAAAACCACTTATGGAAGTTCACCCGACGCAGAAAACGTCGGGTTTTTTGTTTTTACTGGAAATTAGAAAAAAATAGAGCATACATGTTATACAATTTCGAAACGAATTTTAAAAAGATACTGGCAGACACCACGACACCGGTAAGTATCTATCTGCGTCTCCGGGATGCCTTCCCTAATAGTCTGTTGCTGGAGAGCTCGGACTATCACAGCAGAGACAATAATATCAGTTATATCTGCTG
Proteins encoded in this region:
- the trmD gene encoding tRNA (guanosine(37)-N1)-methyltransferase TrmD encodes the protein MRFDIITVLPDLLTSPFAHSILQRAQKKGLAEIVVHNLRDYATNKQKSVDDYPYGGGSGMVMQIEPFAKCIEHLQAERDYDEIIFMSPDGETLNQEIANTLSTRGNMMILCGHYKGIDQRIRDIYVTKEISIGDYVLSGGELPAAILTDAIIRLIPGVLSDETSALSDSFQDGLLDAPIYTRPADWRGHKVPDILLSGNEAKILAWRDEQQLQRTKERRPDLLND